In Elgaria multicarinata webbii isolate HBS135686 ecotype San Diego chromosome 18, rElgMul1.1.pri, whole genome shotgun sequence, the DNA window TGCCGTTCCGGTTGCTGACTTCCAGTGTGCTAAAAGCAAATCCGCTGCACAAATCCAGAAGCCTTCTCCAAGTGAGGTTGCGCCTTTGTGCTGGAACGCACCGAAAGACGTGGGTCAAGCCTCTGCGAAGGACAGAAAATACCTGTGGGAGCTGAGGCTTAAAAGTCAAGACGAACAGAATGAGGGAGAAACGGATATTGCAGCGATTTCAGAGAAAATCAAGGAACCATCCAATAGCAAAGGCCAGTCGGTTAAGGAGAGGACAGTATTAAATCAAAAGGACACTCCTGCCGTCAGTGAAAACTCTACGAATGCCGAAAACAAAAGCTTGAGAGGAGGCAGTGTTAAAATACCTGTTAATTTCCAGGATGCCTTAGCCAACGGCACGACTCCAGGGAATGCTGAATCTCTCCCAGAAAGccctggaaaagaaaagagaattctGAACATCCAGCAGAGAATCAAAGAACTGACCGCAGAAAATACAGACACCAAACCAGTAAACCAGCGCCGGTCGTTCCGGTCACGGCCTCTTTCTGCAGATTTGACAAAGCTGTAAGTTGTCAGAGTCCGATGCAAACGTTGCACCTTGTGATCTTAACATGCATTTATTTGGTTCCACGAGTTCACATTTTTTCGCTTCGAACTGTTctcatttccacacacacacccctctgcgcTTCTCTTGGAAACTTTATTCTTTCTGTGTTTGTGCAAATCTTGAGGTTGGATGCACAAGTGGCTTCAGTCTGCGTTGCAAACTGGTGGGTTTCATTGTTGCCGCAGTCATGCTGGTGTTGAGAGCAGTGTCCACGCCGCATTTTAAAATTCCTGGGTGTACGGTGGGATTTCACAACGCAGCCTTAAAAGGGGCAGGCACGCTCTTGGTTTTTAAGTTATCAAGTCTGTTTATAATGCAGAATTCATAATGCAAGAAAGGACTAAAAATCAGTATTACTTCTAAGCTATCTGAaacgttattttattttttacatttatattccgccttttccttcaaggagctcaaggctgGGTACATGATCAtagaatatagaatcatagagttggaaggggcctaaaaggccatcgagtcctgctcaatgcaggaatctaccctaaagcatccctgacagatggttgtccagctgcctcttgaaggcctctagtaactccctaggtaactggttctcctcaccattttatcctcacaaaaatgatgtgaggaaggttaggatgagagtctgtgactggcccgaagtcacacagtggatttccatgaccgagtgggcactagaacctggatctcccagctcaacactctaaccactataccacactggctcttgatgtgtgtctgtgtgtgttgctGGCCTTATGGGCAATTGTACCCATGTTTCTACTGAACCAGAGCTGTGAAAAAATGCTTAGCCGGTTCTGGTCTAGGGTGGAATTGGAATTTGATTTTACAATTTTGGGAAGCACgtttaaataatgtgctgcttacCTCTACGTCTGACACATAGGTTGCGGCAAATGGCTTGAAATTTGTCACTCACGCTCTTCCTCTTTCGCTGTATGGCTTCTTTGCAAACAGGTTTTCCAGCCCCATGACAGCTGGTGAAATGAAACCCGAGAGGCAGTTGGAAGtgaacagggagtcccttagtgAAACACCAGACATTCAAGAGGTGAGAAAGCATCATGGAGTTTGAATCTTCTTCCAAGTAGAATCCTATTTAGATGTTGCCCATATGGCTGTGTGTCACTGTGCAAGGAATGGGCCTTGCACATTTCAAGACTGGCCTAATCCTAATAAGCTTAGTTTGCTAATTCCTTTGCTGAACTGGGCAGCACAGAAAAAAGCATATATGTTTTGTTAGCCTGTATATGTGGATCGTTTAAATATGAGAGGGTAAAATCCCCCAGTAAGCTAAACGGCGTTCTGTACATGTGTCGTCCACCTTTCTCCTTCCTCCAGTGAGTTACATTACTTTGTTCTAGTCATTATGCCATTAATGAGCTCAACCTTAACATTGCACAATGACTGTATAGTGAGCTATGTGTAACCTACCAGCCCTTCCTAGAACAGTGCATTCAATTGGTCACAATGATGCATTGACATGAAAAGGAATTGCACCCTCTGACTTGGTGCATGTAAAAAGTGCCTCTGCGTGTGCTCCCGCATGGCGGGGTGTGTATGTGCTTGCATAACAACTTTACTTATAAATAGCATTCAAACTCATAAAAGTTTGGTGCAATTTCTCATATTTTTTTATAAGATCCCAAATATATGGGCTCTGTACTTTACTATGACATCTTGTGCAGTCTCTGAAGGAGAAAAGTAGTTTGGATTGTGGAACATTCTCTTAAACAGAGCAAGACCTGGAATttaagggagggtgctgtttaaAATTAGAGGTTTGCAACCAACAACGTAGGCATGGGAGGATGGTAAAATACAGTGTCATTTTGGCAATGCTTTAGAAAAGAGTGTGTCCTTGTAAAAAATGACTTAATGCAGAAATTGGTTTTCCTCATCTTTATTTTGAACAATCACACTTTATGTTTCATCATTTCAGGGCCaattctactttattattattaaatgtatttatttatttattgcatttgtatacagctccatggccgaagctctctgacacttaaaaacaatatacaaaaatcaaaatccacaaaaacatacaatatacgcatacatttaaaaccgctataacaacttaaaaaacacatgatgagcctaaaaaaaccagacccaggctcatcacatattgctttAGGGTTTTCTCTTCTTAGAGGCAGGGTAGTGGAATGGTTCAATGTAAAAAAAAGCACACCTTTAAAACCTGAAAAGGGAGAGGGGGTCTAAGCCAGGTGTGAGAACTTGGGAGAAGTTGACCCTAAATACATGTGCGCTAGAACCATTCAACCACAATCAACAGTGTCGTGCAAACAAGTACTGGCAAAATGTGCAGTGGCAATCAGTActctagttcatagaatcatagaataatagaattggaaggggcctataaggccatcgagtccaattctgattcctgactccaagctgagcagaagcagagaagaggagctgccccagctgcactaggagctacaaaaggaagccagccaccagagagagagcgaacaggggGAGCAGTTTGTCAGGGGGGGTGTAGgcgaagaggagaccaaggcaaagaGGAGAACAAGGCAAAAAGGAGAGAGGCCTCAAgaaaatccaggaggctgcctgttcaaagtggccatgtgctttaccatgtgctcctgagtgctgagtttgctcagcttggagtcaggaatcagtTCTGGAGCTCATGCCTCCTCTCTGGTTATGGTAAGCTGTCTCCAAACGGCAGCTGTGGAGGGTTAAGTAATGAGAGGACACCTTGTGTGTACAGTGGAGAGCCTGCCATGTAGCTTACATCGGTCCTTCGGGGGCCAGGAATGGATTGTCCCACGGTTGAATCGCACGGGATGCAGCAGTGCATCTAATCCACCAAATGAAAAGCACGTTGATAGGTGTACTGAAATGCCTCTGCATTGTGCTGTCATGTTTTAGTCAGAGGAATCTGCTTTATTCTAAGCTAGACCCTTAGCTTAGCACTGTCTATGccaactggcagtggctctccacgCTTTCAGGCGAGGATCTTCTTTTCTAACCctacctgggattgaacctgggaccttctgcacgacCACTAAGCTGTTGGTCCCTCCCCCTTACATTCAGAAACAATGGATCTTATTTTGACTTTTACTATTAATGAACTTCAAAAAGCAAACTATGAGTTGAAGTGTTAATACTGACATGATACGAGACTGCTCTCTTTTGGATTTCTTTGGGCTGTTGGAGAAATGTCATTTAGTCATTTAGAGGTGCTCTAAAACGCCTTCTTATTTTAATAATAAGATGCTGTAATcatgtatagtatgtttttaatcagtttttaatgtgtattttatatcttgtttttatactgtttgttttatactctgaatggttttagtttttttgaactgcccagggagctttggcttttgggcagtataaaaatgcagatgatgctgatgatgcttGGGTCTTTCTGTTTGTTTCAGAATGAGACACAGCCGCTGCGTGGAACAGATTCTAAAGAAACCCATGTGGCTGGAACTCCATGGAAGCCACAGCAGCTCATAAAAACAGCACAGACGGCCGGGCACCTAGAGAGAGATGGCAACCTTGTCAGAGAGAGGCAAAATGTCACCCTGCAGGGTGAAAGTCCTGCTCGGGTCGCAAGCCACGACACAAGGGCACATTccatacctcctcctcctcctgccgaAAATGCCGCGAGCATTAAAACGGTCAGAGCAACCATGTTTGAGCACAACGTGCAAAGGCACCACGTAGCTGCTGATCATTTTGGAGCTGAGCCTGCGTTACAGCCGATGAAGGAGCTCGTTGGAAGGCAGTTGGGACATGGCAAAGAATCATGGATGGAGAGAGAACTGGAAGCTAAAACACTCCCAAAGAAAGCGCTATCCAGGCAGACATCACTGGATGCCGAAAAACACTGGAAAACAGAATCGTTAAATGAAGTCAAAGCCCTACAGGCTACTACCTGGGGAAAGTACACTGCAAAGGAGATGTATGAAAAGCCCACTCCAAAGCACGTCGAGGACTCCTTAGTGTACCAAAGGATCGAGCCCAGATACGAAATTCTCCAGACAGTTGGCGAAAGGGTGCAGAGTGAGGCTGTCACAGCAGTGCCTGAAGACAAGGCCGTAACTCTACGAAGCCGACGATCCTtgaaagagaggagaaaaatggaCGGGAGCGCCACGGATGCCGTTTGGCGACGTAGCCTTGACGTTAAGGGAGACAGCTGGAAAGAGGACGGTCTCATTTCCAAACCGAAAGCCACGGAGGAAGCTGCTTCAAAGACATCCCCTTTGAGAGAGCTTAACGTCTCTCAGAGTTATCATGCTTTCCACGAGCATGTAAATGAATTGAACAGAAATCGGACTGGACAGCAGCATGCCGCTGTGAAACCGTTGTACTTCACAAATAGAAATAAGGATTTAGGGACAGCAGATGACAAAGCCGCTAAGCTGACTCCGGAAGTCGATGAAGAAAAAGGTGGAGCTGTCCTGGCTGGTAAGTTGGAAAGTTCCAAACTGCTGAAGCGCTTCTCTGAGAATTTTGGAGCAGGGCCGGGCAGGACCGAAGACTGTGAAGCCAGAGTTAATGTTGGTCAGAACTCGGTATCATCTGTTACCAGCGAACATGAGAGTCAACCTTCACTTTATGGGGTTAGCCAATGGCACAAATTCAGCAGGAGAGCTTCCCACCTGAGTACAGACCCTAAGCCAACGTCTGAGCAGGAAACATCTAAAGTATTTGGACTAAAGACGTGGCCATCTGCATATGGCGTACAAGAAGAACTGAATGTTTCAGACCGTAGAGCTGGAGGAGAGAGATTTCAACAGCTGGATGCAGAAGAGAAGGTCAGGAGAAACGGCCGTCACGTTTCTACTACAAAAGCTTCAGAAAGGTGGCGAAGGAAAACTTTGCCTCACGACGCCGCGAGGTTTGAGGAAGTCAGAGAACTGGCTCAGGAGAATGCAAAATCGCTGAGCAGAAGGGACTCCTTGCAACTTTGTGACGGGTCAGTTGCGAAGAGAAGCCCCGTAGCCAGAGATGGAGCAGAGCCAAGGGACGGGAGCTTCAGGGGAACTCCCGGTAGCCCAGACGATAGTCTTAAGAACCAGCTCTCTCCTTCCGAGGCGAAGGCAACCTATTTTGCTGTTACTTACCAAATTtctgatgaaaatgaaaatacatcTGGAAATGTTTTTGAGCCCCTCAAAAGCAGATATGTTTCTTCACTAGCAGAAGATGTTTCAGTTACTTCCAGGAAATCCCATCCCTCCAGTCGCCAACCCACTCAAAGTTTTTCAGACACACAAGGATCTCTGGACAGGCATCTCAGCAAGAACGGGAGAGGAGGGGACGCTTCAGATTCCCCAAAGCAAGGGGCATTTAAATACCCGCTCAGTGAGGTGAGAGATGCGAATTGGAGGTCTCTCGAGAGACGACGAGTGGCGGAGGCTAACGAGAGATTTAAAGATctcaatcctcctctccattcagAGCTGAAATCTCCTCCTTCCTTTAGGCGCATTCCCCAAGACGGCGAGCGTATAGGGCAAAAGAAGCACAGCGACCGTAGCCATGGGATGGCCACAGAGAAGGCTGCTGATAATTACAGGTCGAGAGTTCTTGATATTGATGTGCTCATGGCAGAATATGGAGAGGATTCTAAGAAGGCCTCTGCGATTCAGGACAAGAGAGGGGGCCGTCTCCCTGAAGACAGCAGCTTGGCTTCTTGGGAGAAATTGGCCTCTAAAAGGACTTCCACGGATAAAACGTCTTATGGTTACAACCAG includes these proteins:
- the KIAA1671 gene encoding uncharacterized protein KIAA1671 homolog isoform X1 — its product is MRAMATQVEVSSALTSLNNIAELKNEATLQHAFVSSLSDTSNKGSEHPSSLSPLILEGRSKFGSPVRPATMPPAASRPRLTPKPFSREMSSDTFTMVKPPVPALKPSNAAPKPSTFAKTFGDTTTAKGLTGNVPPLVDHKLIENKSTRELVANMPFYSSPLANTVILFKTGSAEKARMNLTPEKTFSTLQDPEGQLPPSMSEISYRRSESAGIHRQSSLSSESRPVSWNLRRSHERKDTFSGATEERAKDVEKEPSNSSISLVSEVQPRPKQRPVSAIFLESLKDPKQCSPDIADEKSTLEKSWVRKPRPLSMDLTAKFESRDLSVQRRSCPAEGKERNLVAHFVDVGSSRPSEIGAKSEAAGLSPADTSKSNLKSAVPVADFQCAKSKSAAQIQKPSPSEVAPLCWNAPKDVGQASAKDRKYLWELRLKSQDEQNEGETDIAAISEKIKEPSNSKGQSVKERTVLNQKDTPAVSENSTNAENKSLRGGSVKIPVNFQDALANGTTPGNAESLPESPGKEKRILNIQQRIKELTAENTDTKPVNQRRSFRSRPLSADLTKLFSSPMTAGEMKPERQLEVNRESLSETPDIQENETQPLRGTDSKETHVAGTPWKPQQLIKTAQTAGHLERDGNLVRERQNVTLQGESPARVASHDTRAHSIPPPPPAENAASIKTVRATMFEHNVQRHHVAADHFGAEPALQPMKELVGRQLGHGKESWMERELEAKTLPKKALSRQTSLDAEKHWKTESLNEVKALQATTWGKYTAKEMYEKPTPKHVEDSLVYQRIEPRYEILQTVGERVQSEAVTAVPEDKAVTLRSRRSLKERRKMDGSATDAVWRRSLDVKGDSWKEDGLISKPKATEEAASKTSPLRELNVSQSYHAFHEHVNELNRNRTGQQHAAVKPLYFTNRNKDLGTADDKAAKLTPEVDEEKGGAVLAGKLESSKLLKRFSENFGAGPGRTEDCEARVNVGQNSVSSVTSEHESQPSLYGVSQWHKFSRRASHLSTDPKPTSEQETSKVFGLKTWPSAYGVQEELNVSDRRAGGERFQQLDAEEKVRRNGRHVSTTKASERWRRKTLPHDAARFEEVRELAQENAKSLSRRDSLQLCDGSVAKRSPVARDGAEPRDGSFRGTPGSPDDSLKNQLSPSEAKATYFAVTYQISDENENTSGNVFEPLKSRYVSSLAEDVSVTSRKSHPSSRQPTQSFSDTQGSLDRHLSKNGRGGDASDSPKQGAFKYPLSEVRDANWRSLERRRVAEANERFKDLNPPLHSELKSPPSFRRIPQDGERIGQKKHSDRSHGMATEKAADNYRSRVLDIDVLMAEYGEDSKKASAIQDKRGGRLPEDSSLASWEKLASKRTSTDKTSYGYNQRDPKRLDHSPGGSRRSFYATENVCVGEREKSESCSQEPSPLKARDVNFSPPNWGRLAAEQTKYLPADPASNRKKTFIIDEGEGESLVLRHQTEKYANYNTQVSGPVCMAVEPEASVAAAAPLPSHPQLHADGALWKGESPKQQAAASSDDDGCTDVNRSGVKKRKSGANGSSLEKESSAIESGAKWTSSVTPSLLNALPDLRRSYSEKSRQARPRGNLPSGPGAKERQDQNRVRQSFPPESAESRLNKWTASQHDSFLQEGKKQDPEKERTEPDRDVSAARNPPHLPIQRRSRSFYKDKRVDHWTMDQLKQCFGRPAAEAKDTDTLVHEADSQYGTWSDQRHSGDSFAPESPSSESHAAPTRRQPSGSRLSSFSSQTDPASTTDQQDSSRDHRSASLDRSSTDVDSADSVPTPVGPSVDFSFLDQTPVLDSSVLKTRVQLSKRRRQHRAPISHSLRRSTGPDDEQQLSRTEEVDGAWMFQDATEGEKSSKREDSDEEEKPQPRERSPASQPQRRPVFPGMDHSALKAQLRKRHEPEGAGEGHPMQLPRSPKSPFQSGGVSGGRVLPAGTEKEERSEEQSPQWLKELKSKKRQSQYENQV
- the KIAA1671 gene encoding uncharacterized protein KIAA1671 homolog isoform X2 → MRAMATQVEVSSALTSLNNIAELKNEATLQHAFVSSLSDTSNKGSEHPSSLSPLILEGRSKFGSPVRPATMPPAASRPRLTPKPFSREMSSDTFTMVKPPVPALKPSNAAPKPSTFAKTFGDTTTAKGLTGNVPPLVDHKLIENKSTRELVANMPFYSSPLANTVILFKTGSAEKARMNLTPEKTFSTLQDPEGQLPPSMSEISYRRSESAGIHRQSSLSSESRPVSWNLRRSHERKDTFSGATEERAKDVEKEPSNSSISLVSEVQPRPKQRPVSAIFLESLKDPKQCSPDIADEKSTLEKSWVRKPRPLSMDLTAKFESRDLSVQRRSCPAEGKERNLVAHFVDVGSSRPSEIGAKSEAAGLSPADTSKSNLKSAVPVADFQCAKSKSAAQIQKPSPSEVAPLCWNAPKDVGQASAKDRKYLWELRLKSQDEQNEGETDIAAISEKIKEPSNSKGQSVKERTVLNQKDTPAVSENSTNAENKSLRGGSVKIPVNFQDALANGTTPGNAESLPESPGKEKRILNIQQRIKELTAENTDTKPVNQRRSFRSRPLSADLTKLFSSPMTAGEMKPERQLEVNRESLSETPDIQENETQPLRGTDSKETHVAGTPWKPQQLIKTAQTAGHLERDGNLVRERQNVTLQGESPARVASHDTRAHSIPPPPPAENAASIKTVRATMFEHNVQRHHVAADHFGAEPALQPMKELVGRQLGHGKESWMERELEAKTLPKKALSRQTSLDAEKHWKTESLNEVKALQATTWGKYTAKEMYEKPTPKHVEDSLVYQRIEPRYEILQTVGERVQSEAVTAVPEDKAVTLRSRRSLKERRKMDGSATDAVWRRSLDVKGDSWKEDGLISKPKATEEAASKTSPLRELNVSQSYHAFHEHVNELNRNRTGQQHAAVKPLYFTNRNKDLGTADDKAAKLTPEVDEEKGGAVLAGKLESSKLLKRFSENFGAGPGRTEDCEARVNVGQNSVSSVTSEHESQPSLYGVSQWHKFSRRASHLSTDPKPTSEQETSKVFGLKTWPSAYGVQEELNVSDRRAGGERFQQLDAEEKVRRNGRHVSTTKASERWRRKTLPHDAARFEEVRELAQENAKSLSRRDSLQLCDGSVAKRSPVARDGAEPRDGSFRGTPGSPDDSLKNQLSPSEAKATYFAVTYQISDENENTSGNVFEPLKSRYVSSLAEDVSVTSRKSHPSSRQPTQSFSDTQGSLDRHLSKNGRGGDASDSPKQGAFKYPLSEVRDANWRSLERRRVAEANERFKDLNPPLHSELKSPPSFRRIPQDGERIGQKKHSDRSHGMATEKAADNYRSRVLDIDVLMAEYGEDSKKASAIQDKRGGRLPEDSSLASWEKLASKRTSTDKTSYGYNQRDPKRLDHSPGGSRRSFYATENVCVGEREKSESCSQEPSPLKARDVNFSPPNWGRLAAEQTKYLPADPASNRKKTFIIDEGEGESLVLRHQTEKYANYNTQVSGPVCMAVEPEASVAAAAPLPSHPQLHADGALWKGESPKQQAAASSDDDGCTDVNRSGVKKRKSGANGSSLEKESSAIESGAKWTSSVTPSLLNALPDLRRSYSEKSRQARPRGNLPSGPGAKERQDQNRVRQSFPPESAESRLNKWTASQHDSFLQEGKKDPEKERTEPDRDVSAARNPPHLPIQRRSRSFYKDKRVDHWTMDQLKQCFGRPAAEAKDTDTLVHEADSQYGTWSDQRHSGDSFAPESPSSESHAAPTRRQPSGSRLSSFSSQTDPASTTDQQDSSRDHRSASLDRSSTDVDSADSVPTPVGPSVDFSFLDQTPVLDSSVLKTRVQLSKRRRQHRAPISHSLRRSTGPDDEQQLSRTEEVDGAWMFQDATEGEKSSKREDSDEEEKPQPRERSPASQPQRRPVFPGMDHSALKAQLRKRHEPEGAGEGHPMQLPRSPKSPFQSGGVSGGRVLPAGTEKEERSEEQSPQWLKELKSKKRQSQYENQV